The following coding sequences lie in one Bacillus rossius redtenbacheri isolate Brsri chromosome 13, Brsri_v3, whole genome shotgun sequence genomic window:
- the LOC134538146 gene encoding transmembrane protein 70 homolog, mitochondrial isoform X2: MNMNVFDESMNHLNNCVCHGRALLPAAQACRRALGTGSGRPGGVVVYEGALARQIRAVRVFSLATSATSVAAQPFLLKEVASLGSVPAVVALLGMVGFFTVVTPVLLHLVTRKYVTELRYDARSNEYTAAVFSFLLRKKLITFTPEDVTVPDVPGMFSTFKAKGVPLLVDPKLFEDPEHFVKIMGYDKPIDFRMKSDDDRTSPK, from the exons ATGAATATGAATGTTTTTGATGAATCCATGAACCATTTAAACAAC TGCGTGTGCCACGGCCGTGCGCTGCTGCCGGCGGCCCAGGCGTGCCGTCGCGCCCTCGGCACGGGGAGCGGGCGGCCGGGAGGCGTGGTGGTGTACGAGGGCGCCCTGGCGCGGCAGATCCGTGCCGTGAGGGTGTTCTCGCTCGCGACCAGCGCGACGAGCGTCGCCGCGCAGCCGTTCCTCCTGAAGGAGGTGGCGTCTCTGGGCAGCGTCCCGGCCGTGGTGGCGCTGCTGGGGATGGTGGGCTTCTTTACCGTGGTGACGCCCGTCCTGCTCCACCTGGTGACCAGGAAGTACGTCACGGAGCTGCGTTACGACGCCCGCTCCAACGAGTACACCGCAGCTGTGTTCTCGTTCCTTCTCAGGAAGAAACTG ATAACGTTCACCCCTGAAGATGTAACAGTTCCCGACGTGCCTGGGATGTTCTCTACGTTCAAAGCGAAAGGCGTTCCTTTGCTTGTCGACCCCAAGTTGTTCGAAGATCCTGAACACTTTGTGAAGATTATGGGCTACGATAAACCGATTGATTTCAGAATGAAGTCGGATGATGATCGGACTTCTCCAAAATAA
- the LOC134538146 gene encoding transmembrane protein 70 homolog, mitochondrial isoform X1, protein MLQEVGMIGLSTILLKNGRMSINLGHKLSSNLCLKCVCHGRALLPAAQACRRALGTGSGRPGGVVVYEGALARQIRAVRVFSLATSATSVAAQPFLLKEVASLGSVPAVVALLGMVGFFTVVTPVLLHLVTRKYVTELRYDARSNEYTAAVFSFLLRKKLITFTPEDVTVPDVPGMFSTFKAKGVPLLVDPKLFEDPEHFVKIMGYDKPIDFRMKSDDDRTSPK, encoded by the exons atgttacAAGAAGTCGGTATGATTGGTCTCTCCACGATACTATTAAAAAATGGAAGAATGAGTATAAATTTGGGTCATAAGCTGTCAAGTAATTTGTGTCTAAAG TGCGTGTGCCACGGCCGTGCGCTGCTGCCGGCGGCCCAGGCGTGCCGTCGCGCCCTCGGCACGGGGAGCGGGCGGCCGGGAGGCGTGGTGGTGTACGAGGGCGCCCTGGCGCGGCAGATCCGTGCCGTGAGGGTGTTCTCGCTCGCGACCAGCGCGACGAGCGTCGCCGCGCAGCCGTTCCTCCTGAAGGAGGTGGCGTCTCTGGGCAGCGTCCCGGCCGTGGTGGCGCTGCTGGGGATGGTGGGCTTCTTTACCGTGGTGACGCCCGTCCTGCTCCACCTGGTGACCAGGAAGTACGTCACGGAGCTGCGTTACGACGCCCGCTCCAACGAGTACACCGCAGCTGTGTTCTCGTTCCTTCTCAGGAAGAAACTG ATAACGTTCACCCCTGAAGATGTAACAGTTCCCGACGTGCCTGGGATGTTCTCTACGTTCAAAGCGAAAGGCGTTCCTTTGCTTGTCGACCCCAAGTTGTTCGAAGATCCTGAACACTTTGTGAAGATTATGGGCTACGATAAACCGATTGATTTCAGAATGAAGTCGGATGATGATCGGACTTCTCCAAAATAA